In Halobacillus amylolyticus, the following proteins share a genomic window:
- the liaF gene encoding cell wall-active antibiotics response protein LiaF: MFKHMSTNTINTILIIGVVLLVLEVTFFNGGLIFSLLFSSIFLYIGKKKYRKLSGKVVFWIGLLSLVLTILNMIAVRFLIIVVLVLFVRHYFRSKKEPEQIELDVQVDDFAESEEPFVKQKFFGDEMTAKTSYKWQDVNVHGGFGDRMIDLSHTVLPDDEAVISIRHLVGNVQVYVPYEVEVAVNHSAILGRAAIFQYRKTKLFNQTVSYRTPDYMTNKPRVKIITSIVSGDLEVKRI, translated from the coding sequence ATGTTTAAGCACATGTCAACAAACACGATCAACACGATTTTAATCATAGGGGTGGTCCTCCTCGTCCTAGAAGTCACCTTTTTTAATGGAGGCCTGATTTTCTCCTTATTATTTTCAAGTATTTTTCTTTATATAGGTAAGAAAAAGTACCGAAAGCTTTCGGGAAAAGTCGTGTTTTGGATCGGCCTGTTGAGTCTTGTGTTAACGATCTTGAACATGATTGCTGTACGATTTCTGATTATAGTCGTCCTTGTACTCTTCGTCCGTCATTATTTTCGTTCGAAAAAAGAGCCTGAACAAATCGAACTTGATGTCCAAGTTGATGATTTTGCTGAGTCAGAAGAGCCTTTTGTTAAGCAAAAGTTTTTCGGTGATGAAATGACAGCGAAAACGTCTTATAAGTGGCAGGACGTAAATGTGCATGGCGGATTTGGTGATCGGATGATCGATCTCAGTCATACTGTGCTTCCTGATGATGAGGCCGTTATTTCCATTAGACACTTAGTTGGCAATGTTCAAGTGTACGTCCCTTATGAAGTAGAAGTGGCGGTTAATCATAGTGCGATCTTAGGGCGGGCTGCTATTTTTCAATATCGTAAAACGAAGCTGTTTAATCAGACCGTATCCTATCGCACGCCGGACTATATGACAAATAAACCCAGAGTGAAGATTATCACCTCCATTGTGTCAGGAGATCTTGAGGTGAAGCGAATATGA
- a CDS encoding sensor histidine kinase: MNSWQKQVLIGLLSFIIFAAILLSFTFTAFPLKDWADLWSTEVLDLPYVLLALAFAVTVGLTIGIVQGFVLRKRFHYVEHQLDEIAKGNPVLYDDADAGEMQQIEEKMKQIEARFKKQTETAQRLASERAEEREKSLQEVVIQERNRLARELHDSVSQQLFAASMMMSAINEGETEQKSSNKQLAMVEKMIHQSQLEMRALLLHLRPVALKDKSLQEGCEELLRELTQKVPMTIEWTVESLALEKGIEDQLFRILQEAVSNTLRHAKADTLTVMLIGRDDHIILRMVDDGIGFDVEEAKTSSYGLQNMQERAFEVGGTLKIVSLKNQGTRLEVKVPHFKKEGEEST; this comes from the coding sequence ATGAATAGTTGGCAAAAACAAGTTCTGATTGGTCTCTTGTCATTTATCATATTTGCAGCTATTCTGCTAAGCTTTACCTTTACTGCATTTCCGTTAAAGGACTGGGCGGATTTATGGTCAACGGAAGTGCTTGATTTACCTTATGTTCTGCTAGCGCTGGCTTTTGCTGTAACTGTTGGATTAACCATTGGTATAGTCCAGGGCTTTGTCCTTAGAAAAAGATTCCACTATGTAGAACATCAACTTGATGAAATCGCAAAAGGGAATCCTGTTTTATACGATGATGCAGATGCAGGTGAAATGCAGCAAATCGAGGAGAAAATGAAGCAAATTGAAGCAAGGTTTAAAAAGCAAACGGAGACGGCTCAGCGCTTAGCCTCCGAGCGTGCTGAAGAACGAGAGAAGAGCTTGCAGGAGGTTGTTATACAAGAAAGAAACCGGCTTGCTCGCGAGCTTCATGACTCCGTGAGCCAACAATTATTTGCTGCTTCGATGATGATGTCAGCTATTAACGAAGGTGAGACTGAACAAAAGTCGTCAAATAAGCAACTCGCGATGGTCGAGAAGATGATTCATCAGTCACAGCTTGAAATGAGAGCATTGCTTCTTCACCTGCGTCCGGTTGCTTTAAAGGATAAGTCGTTGCAAGAGGGCTGTGAAGAACTTTTGCGTGAGCTCACACAGAAAGTTCCGATGACGATCGAATGGACGGTTGAGTCATTGGCACTTGAAAAAGGAATAGAAGATCAATTGTTCCGGATTTTACAAGAAGCCGTATCCAATACACTCAGGCACGCGAAAGCTGATACGCTGACAGTTATGCTCATCGGGCGAGACGACCATATTATTTTGCGAATGGTGGACGACGGAATTGGATTTGATGTCGAGGAAGCAAAAACAAGCTCCTATGGATTACAAAATATGCAGGAGCGAGCCTTTGAAGTAGGGGGCACATTGAAGATTGTCAGCTTGAAGAATCAAGGAACGCGGCTAGAAGTAAAAGTACCTCATTTTAAAAAAGAAGGAGAAGAATCGACATGA
- a CDS encoding response regulator transcription factor: protein MITVLFADDHEMVRIGVSAYLSAQADIEVVAEANDGGEAVEMALAHRPDIILMDLVMEEMDGIEATKQIIEQWPQAKIIIVTSFLDDDKVYPALEAGATSYMLKTSKAGEIADAIRATHAGQSILEPEVTGKIMTKMRTPQEDGLHEQLTAREMEVLLLMTEGKTNQEISDQLFITLKTVKVHVSNILGKLGVQDRTQAVIYAFKHDLAK, encoded by the coding sequence ATGATTACGGTTTTATTTGCTGATGACCACGAAATGGTCCGGATTGGTGTATCTGCTTATCTGTCTGCCCAAGCAGATATTGAAGTAGTGGCTGAGGCGAATGATGGCGGTGAAGCAGTGGAAATGGCTTTAGCCCATCGTCCTGATATCATTTTAATGGATCTCGTTATGGAAGAAATGGATGGCATTGAAGCAACGAAACAAATCATTGAGCAATGGCCGCAAGCCAAGATTATTATCGTAACCAGCTTTCTTGACGATGATAAGGTGTACCCGGCGCTTGAGGCAGGCGCGACAAGTTATATGTTGAAAACGTCGAAAGCAGGCGAAATTGCCGATGCAATTCGTGCTACACATGCCGGACAGTCCATTCTTGAGCCAGAGGTAACCGGTAAAATCATGACAAAGATGCGTACGCCACAAGAAGATGGACTTCATGAACAACTGACAGCAAGAGAAATGGAAGTCCTCCTTCTTATGACTGAGGGAAAAACGAATCAGGAAATTTCGGATCAATTGTTTATTACTTTAAAAACGGTGAAAGTTCACGTCAGTAATATTCTAGGCAAGCTAGGGGTACAAGATCGTACGCAAGCCGTCATTTATGCCTTCAAACATGATCTCGCTAAGTAG
- the rpiA gene encoding ribose 5-phosphate isomerase A produces MTWNNPLAKTLKWSGEISNQAQKERVAQQVSSFVEDGDVIGVGSGSTAFLALQAIAKRVTEESLKIQAIPTSKEAALNCAALNVPVTTLTAARPRWGFDGADEVDEQSRLIKGRGGALFAEKLVIASSAKTYILVDKSKFVKKLGSVFAVPIEVDPRAIHLVETKLSDYFDPQSITLRMAVSKDGPVITEAGNLLLDVRFSEIISTMEKEISAIPGVIESGLFFDYPIEILSV; encoded by the coding sequence ATGACGTGGAATAATCCTTTAGCAAAAACGTTGAAGTGGTCGGGGGAGATTTCCAATCAAGCTCAAAAAGAGAGAGTAGCTCAACAGGTGAGTAGTTTTGTAGAGGACGGGGATGTGATTGGTGTCGGGTCTGGTTCTACAGCATTTCTGGCCCTTCAAGCCATCGCCAAGCGTGTCACAGAGGAAAGCTTAAAAATACAGGCGATTCCAACATCTAAGGAGGCTGCTCTCAATTGTGCGGCTCTTAATGTACCAGTGACGACCCTAACTGCAGCACGCCCGAGGTGGGGGTTTGATGGAGCGGATGAGGTTGACGAACAAAGTCGTTTAATTAAAGGACGGGGAGGTGCATTGTTTGCTGAGAAACTTGTTATCGCAAGCTCAGCTAAAACGTACATTCTCGTCGATAAAAGCAAATTTGTTAAAAAGCTCGGCTCAGTGTTTGCTGTACCCATTGAAGTCGACCCACGGGCCATTCACTTAGTGGAAACTAAACTGAGTGACTACTTCGATCCACAATCGATTACGTTAAGGATGGCTGTATCAAAAGATGGTCCTGTGATTACAGAAGCGGGAAATCTGTTATTAGATGTACGTTTTAGTGAGATTATTTCCACCATGGAGAAGGAAATAAGCGCGATCCCAGGGGTGATTGAGTCGGGGTTGTTTTTTGATTATCCGATAGAAATTTTATCCGTGTAA
- a CDS encoding RQC-minor-2 family DNA-binding protein, with protein MGLPESMTYKYDRYPYVILTPIGKMNKQIRSIGHKFERGLLSRINDAIADQVNHRSLKLDRLQRYLTVEGNTALPISYLKDDVINPYLIRPELFLWTQHPKEHGLPYNKEFLYDTNVTQLSSKGLEHHLAQVMDDYFFLAEIAEHPKQYWFNKIAESFHQHPIVQLAHWKRDVIEAVETMNQSALLSQLRYPEEVARWRDRIDTVMRPFRALPRLWLTQQKEMCRHEKQLHFNSRSRSISCRCEVCDLTVFYHLDNDCVTLQEEYNFERTSKRITTIEQQFNDIAQKNTTILNQIQELTRMKGNLRPAKSVLDESVRVARQIERYKEGESVLASYPLLEMHDQLTCSAFPTKRSPSVLVWLSNVHLCDVGMLKQLSIWRNHMDGQVHANADTLLKELQARLDEVEYTDEDIIIEIKGHELSYAYVQQVLDLIHYYGTDYPAHTLVQVLAGKSTNKLRRLKLHEIRWFGLLSDWPSKHIQHLFNQLERQGWLMKQRKGYSISAFAEEVL; from the coding sequence ATGGGACTGCCAGAAAGTATGACTTACAAGTATGATCGCTACCCGTACGTTATCCTTACTCCTATAGGGAAAATGAACAAACAAATTCGCTCAATTGGGCATAAATTTGAACGAGGACTGCTGTCTCGTATCAATGATGCGATTGCCGATCAAGTGAACCATCGTTCGCTAAAATTAGACCGGCTGCAGCGTTATTTAACCGTTGAAGGAAACACAGCTCTACCTATTTCTTATTTAAAAGATGATGTAATAAACCCTTATTTAATCAGACCTGAGCTATTTCTTTGGACCCAGCATCCGAAAGAACATGGGCTGCCTTATAACAAAGAATTTTTATATGATACAAATGTTACTCAGTTATCTTCGAAGGGGCTTGAACACCATTTGGCGCAAGTGATGGATGATTATTTCTTTTTAGCTGAAATTGCAGAGCATCCAAAGCAGTATTGGTTTAATAAAATTGCTGAAAGTTTTCATCAGCATCCGATTGTTCAGCTTGCCCACTGGAAACGGGATGTCATAGAAGCTGTTGAAACGATGAATCAGTCTGCGTTACTCTCACAACTAAGGTATCCTGAAGAGGTTGCGAGATGGAGAGACCGCATTGATACTGTGATGCGACCATTTCGTGCATTACCAAGGCTTTGGTTGACCCAGCAAAAAGAAATGTGCCGGCATGAGAAGCAACTGCATTTCAATTCCCGTAGCCGGTCAATTAGCTGTCGCTGTGAAGTGTGTGACCTGACTGTGTTTTATCACCTTGACAATGATTGTGTTACCTTACAAGAAGAATATAATTTCGAACGTACCAGTAAGAGAATCACGACAATTGAACAGCAGTTTAATGATATAGCTCAGAAGAATACTACTATTCTTAACCAAATTCAAGAGCTGACAAGGATGAAAGGAAATCTACGGCCAGCCAAGTCCGTGTTAGATGAATCTGTGAGAGTAGCAAGGCAAATCGAGAGGTATAAGGAAGGAGAGAGTGTGCTAGCTTCTTATCCCCTGCTTGAAATGCATGACCAATTGACGTGTTCAGCCTTTCCGACTAAACGTTCACCTTCTGTGTTAGTATGGCTGTCTAACGTTCACCTTTGTGATGTCGGCATGTTGAAGCAGCTTTCTATTTGGAGAAATCATATGGATGGTCAAGTTCATGCTAACGCTGACACTCTGCTTAAGGAACTGCAGGCCCGACTTGATGAAGTTGAATATACCGATGAAGATATTATTATCGAGATCAAAGGTCATGAACTGAGCTATGCCTACGTTCAGCAGGTGCTTGATTTGATCCACTACTACGGAACAGATTATCCTGCTCATACACTCGTTCAAGTGCTTGCAGGCAAATCTACGAATAAGCTACGGCGCTTAAAGCTTCACGAAATACGCTGGTTTGGGTTGTTGTCTGACTGGCCCTCTAAACATATTCAACACTTATTTAATCAATTAGAGAGACAAGGTTGGCTGATGAAACAACGAAAAGGCTATTCGATCAGCGCTTTTGCAGAAGAAGTATTGTAA
- a CDS encoding DUF4166 domain-containing protein has protein sequence MKSIYHQALGEKFDRLHPELQKKFGITSEQKVMVLGQGRMTEIRGTPALIRPFLHIGSKDHVIFAERGKDVPFTLENYSYVDEQGCEAISYIRRFFFPYAIRGFDAVMSYDPEQETVVDDLGKSGRLSTVMELDVTKEGGLLMRSREMKLNNHFTFIGPRTSLYEHYEEKNQAFRVHVHVEHPLVGTLLMYEGLVHTEFLPITPNHIPERGILT, from the coding sequence GTGAAATCTATTTATCATCAAGCACTAGGTGAGAAATTCGATCGTCTTCATCCTGAACTGCAGAAGAAATTTGGGATAACAAGTGAACAAAAAGTAATGGTGCTGGGACAAGGACGCATGACAGAAATTCGCGGGACACCGGCACTTATTCGACCATTTTTGCATATTGGATCAAAAGATCACGTAATTTTTGCAGAAAGGGGGAAAGACGTACCGTTTACTCTTGAGAATTATTCCTATGTTGATGAGCAAGGTTGTGAAGCAATCAGCTACATTCGAAGGTTCTTTTTTCCCTATGCCATACGTGGATTTGATGCAGTGATGTCTTATGATCCGGAGCAGGAAACGGTAGTCGATGATCTGGGCAAGTCCGGCCGTTTATCAACGGTAATGGAGCTTGATGTTACTAAAGAAGGAGGCTTGCTGATGCGTTCAAGGGAAATGAAACTCAATAATCATTTTACTTTTATCGGACCGCGTACTTCCTTGTATGAGCATTACGAAGAAAAAAATCAAGCCTTTCGTGTACATGTGCACGTGGAACATCCATTGGTAGGCACATTGCTCATGTACGAAGGTCTTGTTCATACAGAATTTTTACCAATTACTCCTAATCATATTCCAGAGCGAGGAATTCTAACCTAA
- the kynA gene encoding tryptophan 2,3-dioxygenase, with product MSKHDSKTTENVHTEFKEHMTYGEYLNLDQLLSAQNRLSKHHDEMLFIIIHQVSELWMKLTLHELRAAIDTIREGDIQEALKMLSRVSKIQTQIIHAWDVLSTLTPAEYVQFRDDLGQASGFQSYQYRMVEFALGYKTPHVLKIYEKDPELHKELRSAYEAPGIYDAAIEKLDEAGFEINKDLINRDFTTIYQSDSSVETAWQEVYKDVDKYWDLYQLGEKLVDIEDWFQQWRFRHMKTVERIIGHKSGTGGSSGVSYLKKVLDHRFFPELWDIRTSL from the coding sequence ATGAGCAAACATGATTCTAAAACAACCGAGAATGTACATACGGAGTTTAAGGAACATATGACGTACGGGGAATATTTAAATCTGGATCAACTACTTTCTGCTCAAAATCGACTTTCGAAACATCATGATGAAATGCTGTTCATAATCATACACCAAGTGAGTGAATTATGGATGAAGCTGACTTTGCATGAACTGAGGGCTGCAATTGACACGATCCGAGAGGGGGATATACAGGAAGCGTTGAAAATGCTGTCGAGAGTATCAAAGATCCAAACACAAATCATCCATGCATGGGATGTTCTCTCGACCCTGACACCGGCTGAATATGTCCAGTTCCGTGACGATTTAGGTCAAGCATCGGGTTTTCAATCCTACCAATATCGTATGGTTGAATTTGCCTTAGGATACAAGACGCCACACGTTTTGAAAATTTATGAAAAGGACCCTGAGCTTCATAAGGAACTTCGAAGCGCTTATGAAGCACCCGGTATATATGATGCAGCAATTGAAAAGCTGGATGAAGCTGGGTTCGAAATTAATAAGGATCTCATAAACAGGGACTTTACAACTATTTATCAATCCGATTCAAGTGTTGAGACTGCCTGGCAGGAAGTGTATAAAGATGTAGATAAATACTGGGACCTTTACCAGCTTGGAGAGAAATTGGTAGATATAGAGGATTGGTTCCAACAGTGGCGTTTCAGACATATGAAGACAGTTGAACGGATTATCGGCCACAAATCAGGGACGGGCGGCTCTTCGGGGGTTAGCTATTTGAAGAAGGTACTCGATCACCGTTTCTTTCCAGAATTATGGGATATTCGTACGAGCCTCTAA
- a CDS encoding polysaccharide deacetylase family protein, which produces MKRLNVYIALLSLLLILTACSFFIADANERSDKVSSASSNHYEVMMESEIEEYENYQITIHYPQTPNDQIDQIIIDYVNQKKDSFKKKSYEVVINSENNSAHELHIDYEVLYQDDEVFVVRFVEKTDIGQDQIDVTRTVMNFNKSSGKRLDLKNLFKRDTNYLGVLAKETNQRLETQKEFEADPSNFEELALMGDSLVVYITGEDQKKLATEKSEVSIDKSALKDVLLPKYAKKMRPQLQDNDTTSYPPIKMKEEPTQEMTEKLVAITFDNGPHKKRTPLVLDVLAEYDAKATFFMIGKRIKHYPETVREVAEQGHEIGNHTWDHSSFDRLSDSEIKQQLVDTQNVIQEVTGITTNLVRLPFGEGLSEAYEPYFDVVSSTITPTQDWNLTNASEIAHYVTSNVEDGSIIVLSDLHSTTPNALKMILADLSERGYSFVTVSELANK; this is translated from the coding sequence ATGAAGCGATTAAATGTATATATAGCACTCCTTAGTTTATTGTTGATATTGACGGCTTGTTCCTTTTTTATAGCGGATGCAAATGAGAGATCGGATAAAGTAAGCTCAGCGTCATCCAACCACTATGAGGTAATGATGGAAAGTGAGATTGAAGAATACGAGAATTATCAAATTACGATTCATTATCCGCAAACACCAAATGATCAAATTGACCAGATTATTATAGATTATGTGAATCAGAAGAAGGACTCATTTAAAAAGAAAAGCTATGAAGTTGTCATCAATAGCGAAAATAATTCAGCTCACGAACTGCATATTGATTACGAAGTTCTTTATCAGGACGACGAAGTATTTGTTGTCCGATTTGTAGAGAAGACAGATATCGGGCAAGATCAAATTGATGTTACCCGCACAGTTATGAATTTTAATAAATCAAGCGGAAAACGTTTAGATCTTAAGAACCTATTTAAAAGGGATACAAACTATTTAGGGGTCTTAGCCAAGGAAACTAACCAGCGACTTGAAACACAAAAGGAATTCGAGGCTGACCCGAGCAACTTTGAAGAACTAGCTTTAATGGGTGACTCTCTCGTTGTATATATAACTGGAGAAGATCAAAAGAAACTGGCTACAGAAAAATCAGAGGTCTCTATTGATAAGAGTGCACTCAAAGATGTTTTGTTGCCAAAGTATGCCAAGAAAATGAGACCTCAATTGCAAGACAATGATACAACATCTTATCCACCCATCAAAATGAAGGAAGAACCTACACAAGAGATGACTGAGAAACTTGTCGCCATCACTTTTGATAATGGTCCTCATAAAAAGAGAACACCACTTGTTTTAGATGTGTTGGCAGAATATGATGCGAAGGCTACCTTTTTTATGATTGGAAAGCGAATCAAACATTATCCTGAAACGGTAAGAGAAGTAGCTGAACAAGGTCATGAGATCGGTAACCACACATGGGATCATTCAAGCTTTGATCGGCTTTCAGATAGCGAGATTAAGCAACAGCTGGTTGATACACAAAATGTCATTCAAGAGGTAACAGGGATAACAACAAACCTTGTCCGTCTTCCATTTGGTGAAGGTCTCTCGGAAGCTTATGAACCCTATTTTGATGTCGTTTCATCAACGATTACCCCGACCCAGGATTGGAATCTAACGAATGCATCAGAAATTGCCCATTATGTGACTTCTAACGTGGAGGATGGATCGATTATTGTGTTAAGCGATCTTCATTCAACCACACCGAACGCACTGAAGATGATACTTGCGGATTTATCCGAGCGAGGGTACAGTTTTGTAACAGTAAGTGAACTAGCAAATAAATAA
- a CDS encoding homoserine dehydrogenase: MTIKVAILGFGTVGQGVYQILQNKQKQLTQLTGESVQLCGVLVQNKAKERILPDSVLITDQFDAILAQEPDVIFEAIVGEQPSFSYLTKAIDKRIHVITANKVMFAKHGTHLLDKAANHVGIGYEATTASGTPIISMITKLLQVNSVTKIEAILNGTSNFILSSMQNEGKSLNTALTEAQAQGFAEADPTNDIEGYDAFYKLMILSQLIYKRQPNWADVPCEGITNVTTEDLTSAKTSGQKIRHIAAIEEKNGELYASIKPQALPPTHGLHSVDGVDNAIHLISDLAGPLTLRGPGAGKLSTASAMVEDFVHILQSYPVKLLQY, encoded by the coding sequence TTGACGATTAAAGTAGCGATTCTAGGATTTGGAACAGTCGGACAGGGCGTTTATCAAATTCTGCAAAATAAACAGAAACAGCTAACCCAATTAACAGGAGAATCAGTACAGTTATGTGGTGTCCTCGTTCAAAACAAAGCGAAGGAACGCATTCTGCCTGATTCTGTTCTTATAACCGATCAATTTGATGCGATTCTTGCACAAGAACCTGATGTAATCTTTGAGGCTATTGTTGGTGAACAGCCTAGCTTTTCCTATTTAACAAAAGCCATCGACAAGCGAATTCACGTCATTACAGCAAACAAAGTAATGTTTGCCAAACACGGCACTCATTTGTTAGATAAAGCCGCAAACCATGTAGGCATTGGCTATGAAGCAACAACAGCCTCTGGCACCCCCATCATTAGCATGATCACTAAGCTTCTGCAGGTCAATTCAGTAACAAAAATTGAGGCCATTTTGAATGGAACTAGTAACTTTATCCTCTCTTCCATGCAGAACGAAGGAAAAAGTCTCAATACCGCACTAACAGAAGCGCAGGCACAAGGATTTGCTGAGGCTGATCCAACGAACGATATTGAAGGCTATGATGCTTTTTACAAACTGATGATTCTTAGTCAACTCATCTATAAAAGACAACCAAACTGGGCCGATGTCCCATGTGAAGGGATAACTAACGTCACAACTGAAGATTTAACCTCCGCTAAAACCAGCGGGCAGAAAATACGTCACATCGCTGCGATTGAAGAAAAAAATGGTGAACTATATGCCAGTATAAAACCCCAAGCCTTACCGCCAACACATGGGCTTCACTCTGTTGACGGGGTTGATAATGCTATTCATCTTATCAGTGATTTAGCAGGTCCCTTGACATTAAGAGGGCCTGGTGCCGGTAAATTGTCGACAGCGAGTGCGATGGTGGAAGATTTTGTTCATATTCTTCAGTCCTATCCAGTAAAACTACTTCAATATTAA
- the metX gene encoding homoserine O-acetyltransferase MetX — MSLQNPTEQQQTTAKVSIGNFTFESGETLPQVELAFEHYGPRNAPVILLCHALTGNQYAIGSKESPGWWAGLVGEQCPIDTTRFQVITFNVLGGCHGSTGPASINPETGELYRLDFPNVTIRDMVHAQHRALEKLGITKLHAVAGGSLGGMQTLEWGMLYPEFMKQLYVLAATPYLSDYGIAFNHIGARAIQDDPAYNDGDYRSNDELHGFEIARMTGMVTYRSGPLFQKRFAREQGDALYSIQSYLNYQGEKIKQRFDANSYLYLLEAMNNHDIRRGRGNLQETAENYKPHLYTVSFEHDLLYPKELIQPFSEYASDSEHYHVQTDYGHDGFLVEFSEWGAWLGDKLNEGVNEG, encoded by the coding sequence ATGTCATTGCAAAACCCTACTGAACAGCAACAGACAACAGCAAAAGTTTCGATTGGAAACTTTACATTTGAATCTGGTGAGACACTTCCTCAAGTGGAGCTGGCTTTTGAGCACTACGGTCCTAGGAACGCCCCCGTCATTCTACTTTGCCATGCCTTAACCGGAAATCAGTACGCTATTGGTTCTAAAGAAAGTCCCGGCTGGTGGGCTGGTCTTGTCGGGGAGCAATGTCCGATTGATACTACCCGGTTTCAAGTGATCACATTCAACGTCCTTGGAGGATGCCACGGGTCAACTGGGCCTGCAAGTATAAATCCTGAGACTGGTGAGTTGTACCGCCTGGATTTTCCAAACGTAACGATCCGCGACATGGTTCACGCCCAACACAGAGCACTTGAAAAGTTAGGGATTACCAAACTTCATGCCGTGGCGGGGGGATCGCTTGGGGGGATGCAAACACTTGAATGGGGAATGCTTTATCCAGAATTTATGAAGCAGCTCTACGTTTTAGCCGCCACCCCCTATTTAAGTGATTACGGGATTGCCTTTAACCATATTGGGGCAAGGGCTATCCAGGATGATCCAGCCTACAATGACGGAGATTATAGATCTAATGACGAGTTGCACGGCTTTGAAATTGCCCGAATGACCGGCATGGTTACGTACAGAAGCGGTCCTCTTTTTCAAAAACGATTTGCACGGGAGCAGGGGGATGCTCTTTACTCGATCCAGTCCTATTTAAATTATCAAGGTGAAAAAATAAAGCAGCGTTTTGATGCGAATAGCTATCTCTATTTGCTAGAAGCCATGAACAACCATGATATTAGAAGAGGACGCGGTAACTTACAGGAAACGGCTGAGAATTATAAACCGCACCTCTATACCGTAAGCTTTGAACACGACCTTCTCTATCCAAAAGAACTGATTCAGCCCTTTAGTGAATATGCCTCAGACAGTGAGCATTATCATGTACAAACAGACTATGGACATGATGGATTTCTTGTGGAATTTTCAGAATGGGGGGCGTGGCTTGGTGATAAATTGAACGAGGGAGTGAATGAAGGTTGA
- a CDS encoding DUF2188 domain-containing protein, with protein MKEYSVVPNKDVTGWLVKIEDVAPTDLYDERDTAVEKATELAENDKPSRVLIMDQNHNIEQEKKFE; from the coding sequence ATGAAGGAATACAGTGTTGTACCAAATAAAGATGTGACAGGCTGGTTAGTGAAAATTGAAGATGTCGCGCCGACTGATTTATATGATGAGCGGGATACAGCGGTCGAGAAGGCAACTGAATTAGCGGAGAACGATAAGCCTAGCCGAGTGCTTATCATGGACCAAAATCATAATATAGAACAAGAAAAGAAGTTTGAATAG